Genomic window (Mycoplasma leachii PG50):
TTCAATTTATAGAGTTCCATTGGCTTTAGCAAAACAAAATCTTCAAGATATTATAATTGAACAGTTACAATTAAAAGCTAATGCTATAGATTTAACTTCATGAAAACAATTTAACAAAAAAATCGATTCATCTAGTCAAGAAATTGAAATTAGTTTTGTTGGTAAATATATAGAATTACAAGATGCATATTTATCAGTTTTAGAATCATTAAAAATAGCTGGTTGAGAATTTAATAAAAAAATTAAAATTAGATGAATTCAAGCAGAAAAATTAAATGAATCAAATTACAAAGAAATATTAAAAAATAGCCAAGGTATTTTAGTTCCAGGTGGATTTGGTAAAAGAGGAATTGAAGGAATGATGTTAGCTAGTAGGTATGCTAGAGAAAATGATATTCCTTATTTAGGAATTTGTTTAGGAATGCAAATAGCAACAATTTCAATTGCAAGAGATTTATTAAATTGAACTGATGCTGATTCAACTGAATTTAATAAAAATACTACTCATCCAATTTTTGATTATATTAAAGGTATTGATAGAGATAATATTGGTGGAACTTTAAGATTAGGTACAATGGTTACTAAATTAGAAAAAAATTCATTAGTTTCTAAGTTATATAATTCAGATGTTGCTTTAGAAAGACATAGACATAGATATGAATTTAATAATGAATATAAAAAAGATTTAGAAAGTGTTGGATTAAGATTTTCTGGAATTTATGAAGAAAAAAATTTAGTTGAAGTTATTGAAATGCCAAGTTTAAAATTTTTTGTTGCTAGTCAGTTTCATCCTGAATTTACTTCTCGTCCTAATAAGCCAACTCCTTTATTTAAAGGATTTATTAAAGCAATTATTGAAAATAATAAATAGTATCTTAATAATAAAGTTAAACTCACAATTAAATTGTGAGTTTTTATTTTAAAATAGATATTGTAAAAATTTATTAAGTATGTTATATATGAATTATAAAAAAGTTTCAGTTAAGTTGTAGGTGTTTTATGAAAAAGTTGATGGTTATATTAGCGTCTTTTTTTATGTTCATTTTATTAATTACTTTTCTATCTTTCTCAATTTTTAGTGGCGGTGTCAAAAAATTGCTTTTCAACAGAATAAAAAAAGAAGAATACAAAGTTCATAAATATAAAGATAATAAAACAAGAACTGAGATTACAGATTTAGGATTTTATAAAAACGGTTCAACTATTACACTTATGCAAATTCCTTGACATATAACTAAAGTTTCATCTACTTTACCAAAAGAAGTTAAAAGTTTACGTAATGCATTTGCTAATAGATTTGAACATCATAAAGAAGTAACTGGTTTTGAAACTTGAGATACGTCTGAAATAATTGATATGAGTTATACATTTTATAATAATGAGACAATTAACGCTGATTTATCTAGCTGAAAAACAAATAAAGTGACAAATATGCAAGGTATGTTTAAGAATGCTATCAAGTTTAACAATAATGGAAAACCATTGAAGTGAGACACTAGCAAAGTTACTTCAATGAATTCAATGTTTGATGGAGCAAAAAAATTTAATCAAAATTTAAGAAGTTGAGTAGTAGACGAGATTAAAGATAATAAAAATTTTTCTAGAGGAAGCGGTTTTTCTCATGAACCTAATAAAAGACCTCTTTGAAAACAACCAGAAATTAACGACCCAATTATTAAAAAACCAGAAACAAGAGTGCCTGAAGTAATTATTCATCCATCTCCACCAAAGCCTAAAGTTAATATACCTTTAACTAGAATAATAACTCCTACTACAAAATGATCTCCAATTTTAAAACCAACACCAGATTCAAAGAAAGGTTTAGAAATACCAAAAGCTAATTTGAGTACAACAAATCAACAATCTAAAAAGCTTTCAACTTCTGCAATTGTTGGTATTGTTGTTGGGAGTCAAGTTGTGTTAACTTCTTTAGCAGTTGGTACACCTTATCTGATTAAAAGATTTAAAAAGTAAATGTGTTAATGCATTAATCTAATATTACTTTTATCTTTTTAAGTTTTTAATAACAAATACTAATTTGATATTTTACTAAAAAGATAAAAACAATGTAGGTAAAAAATTATGAAAAAACTTTTATTTTTATTTTGCATACCAATAATCGGTAGTTCTGCATTATTTTTTACATTAGGCAAAGAACAAAAATCATTATTTAGTTTTCAAACAGGTAAAAGAAAAATTGATAGAAGTGACGAAAAAAGTCATGTGTATAGTGAAGATGGAACTGAAATCACAGAAATTGGGTTCTATAAAAGAAATGATGTAATAACAATAAAGCAAATACCACCAAAAATTAAGAAGGTTTCAGGACAATTACCTACTGAAATTAAAAGTTTATATGGAGCCTTTTCAAATAGAAATATTAATAATGGTGTAAAAGTCACAGGTTTTGAAACATGAGATACTTCAAATATAACTGATATGAGCTATGTTTTTTCTAATAATCATATTTTTGATGCAGATATATCAAAGTGAAAGACTAATAATGTGACAAATATGAATGGAATGTTCAAAAATGCAACACAATTTAATAATGGCGGAAAATCACTAGAATGAGATACTAGTAATGTTACATCAATGGACTCTATGTTTGAAGGCGCCACTAATTTTAGCCAAAGTTTGAAAAATTGGAGAGTTGAAAAGGTTACTAAGAATAAAAATTTTTCTAGAGGAAGTGGTATTTTTGGCTATAGCAATAAAAAACCTAATTGAAATAGCATAACAGAAATTAATGATCCAATAGAAAAGAAAGTTGAAGACAAACAACCTAAAATAATTTATCACCCATCTCCAACTTCACCAAAGCGTAAGCCTGATCCAATAAAGTTAGTAAAATTAATTCCTCCAACTATAAGACCTAAATCATTACCAAAAACAACACCAGGACTAGAAATCCCAAAAGCTAATGCTACTGCAACAAATCAACAATCTAAAAAGCTTTCAACTTCTGCAATTGTTGGTATTGTTGTTGGGAGTCAAGTTGTGTTAACTTCTTTAGCAGTTGGTACACCTTATTTAATTAAAAGATTTAAAAAGTAACTTGAACCTAGTAAATACTAGGTTTTTTATATTTTTATTAATTAAATTATTAAGTATATTTGTACATTTACTAATTATGAACTTATATGTTGTCATTAAAACATTAGAAAATGATAATATTAAAATAGATTTAAATAAAGGAAGTAATATAATGCCAAAGTTATATCACAAAAAATTAGTTAATGCTAAAAAAATGGTAAGTGATGCACATAAAAAAAGATATGCAATAGGTCACTTTAATATTAATAATTTAGAATGAACAAAAGCAATTTTAGAAGCAGCTGAAGCTTCTAAAACACCAGTTATTATAGCTACAAGTGAAGGTGCTATAAAATATATGGGTGGTGTTAATGCTGTTGTAGGAATGGTTAATGGATTATTGGATTATTTAAATATTACAGTACCAGTTGCTTTACACTTAGATCATGGACAATCATTAGAAATGGCTAAAAAATGTATTTTAGCCGGTTATTCATCAGTAATGTTTGATGGTTCACATTTCCCGTATGAAGAAAATTTAAAAATGACTAAAGAATTGATTGAATTTGCTGAAGAATATGAAGTTTCAGTTGAAGCTGAAATTGGTTCAATTGGTGGAGAAGAAGATGGAGTTATTGGTCAAGGTGAATTAGGAGATCCACAACAAGCTGAGGAAATTTCAAAAACTGGAATTACTATGCTAGCTGCTGGAATTGGAAATATTCATGGTAAATATCCATTATGATGACAATCACTTTCATTTGAAACTTTAGAAAAATTACAACAAGCTTGCAAAATGCCAATGGTACTGCATGGTGGTTCAGGAATTCCACAAGATCAAGTTAAAAAAGCAATTTCTATGGGAATTTCAAAGATTAATGTAAATACTGAACTACAATTAGCTTTTAGAGATGCAACTAGAAAATATATTGAAGAAGAAAAAGATCTTGATGATTCTAAAAAGGGATTTGATCCCCGTAAATTACTGAAACCAGGATATGATGCTTTAAAATCTACATTTTTGGAATTAACAAGTTGATTTGGTTGCCAGGGAAAAGCTGAATAATTAATTTAAAAGTTGCTTTGTAATACAAGCAACTTTTTTAGTACTGAAAAGGAAAATGAAAAAATAAATTTTCTATTTTTTGTCCTATTTTATTGTTTTTTGTCCAGCATAAAATATAATAATCTTGAAAAGAGTTGAAATTATGAAAAAGGCAAATGTTTTAAATTTGATTAGATATCATATAGAAGAAAACGACATATCTTTTAGAAAAGAAGCACGTATTATAGCTGAAGAATTTTATAAAATGGGTGATGATGAATTAGGTGAATATGTTTTATTTATGTTAAGAGATGCAAATCATTTTGTTCCACAAATAGATGAAGAATATGATATTCAAATACCGTTTACTCAAAAAATAGAACTTGAAAAAAATAATGAGCCTTTACCACTTCCACAAGTTATAAGTGAAGAAATAAAAGGAGTTATTAATGCTATTAGTAAAAATAGAAGAATAAATAAGTTCTTATTTCAAGGTTTTCCTGGAACTGGAAAAACTGAAACTGTAAAACAAATAGCAAGAATACTAAATAGAAATCTTTTTATGGTTGATTTTAATAATTTAATTGATTCTCGTTTAGGTCAATCAAGTAAAAACATTGCTGAGTTATTTCAAAAAATTAATGAAACTCCACATCCAAAAAAAAATATTATCTGTTTTGATGAAATTGATGCTTTGGCCTTAGATAGAACAAATAAAACTGATCTAAGAGAA
Coding sequences:
- a CDS encoding BspA family leucine-rich repeat surface protein, whose product is MKKLLFLFCIPIIGSSALFFTLGKEQKSLFSFQTGKRKIDRSDEKSHVYSEDGTEITEIGFYKRNDVITIKQIPPKIKKVSGQLPTEIKSLYGAFSNRNINNGVKVTGFETWDTSNITDMSYVFSNNHIFDADISKWKTNNVTNMNGMFKNATQFNNGGKSLEWDTSNVTSMDSMFEGATNFSQSLKNWRVEKVTKNKNFSRGSGIFGYSNKKPNWNSITEINDPIEKKVEDKQPKIIYHPSPTSPKRKPDPIKLVKLIPPTIRPKSLPKTTPGLEIPKANATATNQQSKKLSTSAIVGIVVGSQVVLTSLAVGTPYLIKRFKK
- a CDS encoding BspA family leucine-rich repeat surface protein, with the protein product MKKLMVILASFFMFILLITFLSFSIFSGGVKKLLFNRIKKEEYKVHKYKDNKTRTEITDLGFYKNGSTITLMQIPWHITKVSSTLPKEVKSLRNAFANRFEHHKEVTGFETWDTSEIIDMSYTFYNNETINADLSSWKTNKVTNMQGMFKNAIKFNNNGKPLKWDTSKVTSMNSMFDGAKKFNQNLRSWVVDEIKDNKNFSRGSGFSHEPNKRPLWKQPEINDPIIKKPETRVPEVIIHPSPPKPKVNIPLTRIITPTTKWSPILKPTPDSKKGLEIPKANLSTTNQQSKKLSTSAIVGIVVGSQVVLTSLAVGTPYLIKRFKK
- a CDS encoding ATP-binding protein yields the protein MKKANVLNLIRYHIEENDISFRKEARIIAEEFYKMGDDELGEYVLFMLRDANHFVPQIDEEYDIQIPFTQKIELEKNNEPLPLPQVISEEIKGVINAISKNRRINKFLFQGFPGTGKTETVKQIARILNRNLFMVDFNNLIDSRLGQSSKNIAELFQKINETPHPKKNIICFDEIDALALDRTNKTDLREMGRVTTAVFQGLDKLDSDIIVFATTNLFKHFDKALIRRFDLVIDFNRYSKEDMLDIAEIILKHYIKKVDNIKSELRLFRKIVSLSDELIYPGDLKNIIKSSIYLSDPKDQYDYLKKIYKKITDDKFDIKELNKHNFTVREIEILKGLSKSSVAIKVKELNLNE
- the fba gene encoding class II fructose-1,6-bisphosphate aldolase, yielding MPKLYHKKLVNAKKMVSDAHKKRYAIGHFNINNLEWTKAILEAAEASKTPVIIATSEGAIKYMGGVNAVVGMVNGLLDYLNITVPVALHLDHGQSLEMAKKCILAGYSSVMFDGSHFPYEENLKMTKELIEFAEEYEVSVEAEIGSIGGEEDGVIGQGELGDPQQAEEISKTGITMLAAGIGNIHGKYPLWWQSLSFETLEKLQQACKMPMVLHGGSGIPQDQVKKAISMGISKINVNTELQLAFRDATRKYIEEEKDLDDSKKGFDPRKLLKPGYDALKSTFLELTSWFGCQGKAE
- a CDS encoding CTP synthase: MAKFIFVTGGVVSGLGKGITASSIGALLKASGLKVFMQKFDPYLNVDPGTMSPYQHGEVFVTKDGGETDLDLGHYERFIDEELTKLSSTTSGKIYLSVIKGERKGDTSGKTIQVVPHITDAIKNKVYQAAKQSQADVIISEIGGTVGDIESQPFIEAIRQIRLEQGKENVMFVHVVLLLWLAASKEYKTKPIQNSVKAMASLGIQPDVIVCRSDSSSPKDIKEKISLFCNVPITNIIDAIDQDSIYRVPLALAKQNLQDIIIEQLQLKANAIDLTSWKQFNKKIDSSSQEIEISFVGKYIELQDAYLSVLESLKIAGWEFNKKIKIRWIQAEKLNESNYKEILKNSQGILVPGGFGKRGIEGMMLASRYARENDIPYLGICLGMQIATISIARDLLNWTDADSTEFNKNTTHPIFDYIKGIDRDNIGGTLRLGTMVTKLEKNSLVSKLYNSDVALERHRHRYEFNNEYKKDLESVGLRFSGIYEEKNLVEVIEMPSLKFFVASQFHPEFTSRPNKPTPLFKGFIKAIIENNK